One region of Dysidea avara chromosome 1, odDysAvar1.4, whole genome shotgun sequence genomic DNA includes:
- the LOC136241802 gene encoding uncharacterized protein, with the protein MRARSATPPWQCATSPDWTIIDEQLRQRLNDLHFNLSNEICDSGTVALRFSEILSELLLEFDVLRSHGHHGKHRVRKIESTVSELAAMKRNHRHQLSTNPRSFLTVMRAHNKSLRCFRKFENDRKVLRNERRFRQNPWAYAHDQCFPSKDSCEPTFPMSTAVGYFTETYAEGSVSYTGLPEWVLKSLPDSFNVPFNDSAITPGIVKGTLGRCSAKSSPGPDNITYFHLKNLPASHHFLATLFNKLLKSKTSPPMWSAARIKLLYKQNATDDPKNFRPIALTSVVGKLFHKIISQRLEHYLITNNVIDTSVQKGFISRFPGIFEHIYSVSNIIEKAISSKSPLMMTFIDLQNAFGSVPHQYIFDMLEGVQVPAPYVSYIKSVYSHLSATIQCHQWTTPPISIRRGVFQGDTMSSIIFILTFNPLLKLAEDLNKGHGDELPGWYKAQVSEYNLDGSCKVVYDDTSSVIVSEIVLLEEVEWLPCNKRSARFVSLSTGPKQLKPRWKSELKTATSSEHSTKAYADDATLISTSKEVHTKVLTEIDSKAGDVGLKLKPSKCVSLLFDGTKFCSCGITLSGGTTKTILDGPTKFLGKLIGVSAHATKSASGKAMFARFSDLIQKVDSLPLRPEYQVWIYRNYVLSIIRFHLTVDSVGPSTINKMENLATKYLKRWLCLPRSATRVILNYPGVCCPSVRSISKQCKLSLLANISSSSDPMIKELALQVDLSSNFLQINSSHQELLNEARAQLDSIPTARKLYTASKHLAISRELTLCKEKLDTLSVQCKFESSAVLEADSKLWNRLLLGFHPGQLSFVLRASSDTLPTPLNLRRWHIQTGATCSLCLSPRPTCHHVLNGCPVALQQGRFTFHHDAVLLCLMSELQACLDNVEIFADLDGKRASDSPPATIPPAVLVCSHRPDIVIYNAEMKSVVLLELTCPFNSRADLSAARERKQEKPEYLQIIAELDRSGFVSHYHTVEIGCLGHYLTETVTSMKRVSNLSFSKTKALLDRAAAVAITSSQRIFYARSNPTWTL; encoded by the exons ATGCGCGCGCGTAGCGCTACTCCCCCCTGGCAATGTGCCACTTCTCCTGACTGGACTATTATTGATGAACAACTTCGCCAAAGGTTGAATGATCTTCACTTTAACCTTAGCAACGAGATTTGTGATTCTGGAACTGTAGCATTAAGATTTTCTGAGATACTGAGTGAGCTCTTATTAGAATTTGATGTTTTACGCTCCCACGGCCATCATGGAAAGCATCGTGTAAGGAAAATTGAGTCTACCGTTTCTGAACTGGCCGCTATGAAACGTAATCACCGTCATCAGTTATCCACCAATCCTAGATCATTCTTGACCGTGATGCGTGCTCACAATAAAAGCCTCCGCTGTTTTCGAAAGTTTGAGAACGACAGGAAAGTACTTCGAAATGAGAGACGTTTTCGACAGAACCCTTGGGCATATGCCCATGATCAGTGTTTTCCATCCAAGGACTCGTGTGAGCCTACTTTTCCTATGTCCACTGCAGTTGGATATTTTACTGAAACCTATGCTGAAGGCAGTGTCTCTTACACTGGTCTCCCTGAGTGGGTACTAAAGAGTCTTCCAGATTCCTTCAATGTGCCATTTAATGATTCTGCCATTACTCCTGGAATTGTCAAGGGAACCCTTGGCCGCTGCTCAGCTAAGTCATCTCCAGGTCCTGACAACATCACATATTTCCACCTCAAGAATTTACCAGCGTCTCACCATTTTCTAGCCACATTATTTAATAAGCTGTTAAAATCTAAAACGTCTCCACCTATGTGGTCTGCTGCTAGGATTAAGTTATTGTATAAGCAGAATGCTACAGATGATCCTAAGAACTTCAGGCCAATTGCTCTTACCTCCGTGGTGGGTAAATTGTTCCACAAGATCATTAGTCAGCGACTGGAGCATTATCTTATTACTAACAATGTTATTGATACATCTGTACAAAAGGGCTTTATCTCCAGGTTTCCTGGAATTTTTGAACACATTTATTCTGTTTCTAACATCATAGAAAAGGCTATCTCCTCTAAATCACCGTTGATGATGACATTTATTGACCTTCAGAATGCATTTGGGTCTGTCCCTCACCAGTACATATTTGACATGTTGGAAGGAGTTCAGGTCCCAGCTCCATATGTTTCATACATTAAATCTGTTTACTCACATTTGTCTGCTACTATTCAATGCCATCAGTGGACGACTCCACCAATTTCTATTCGCCGTGGAGTGTTTCAAGGAGACACTATGTCTTCCATAATATTTATTCTCACGTTTAATCCTCTACTGAAGTTAGCAGAAGATTTGAACAAAGGCCATG GTGATGAACTCCCGGGGTGGTACAAGGCACAAGTTAGTGAATACAACCTGGATGGTTCATGTAAAGTAGTCTATGATGATACTTCTTCAGTGATTGTTTCTGAAATTGTCTTGCTTGAAGAAGTTGAATGGCTACCCTGTAACAAGCGTTCAGCTCGGTTTGTTTCACTGTCAACAGGACCTAAACAGTTGAAGCCTCGATGGAAATCAGAGCTTAAGACCGCTACATCTTCAGAACATTCTACCAAGGCATATGCCGATGATGCAACTTTAATCTCTACATCTAAAGAAGTTCACACTAAAGTGCTAACTGAAATAGACTCGAAAGCTGGTGATGTTGGCTTAAAACTGAAGCCATCTAAATGTGTTTCCTTATTGTTTGATGGCACAAAATTTTGTTCTTGTGGAATAACTCTATCTGGTGGTACTACCAAAACTATCTTAGATGGCCCGACCAAATTTTTGGGGAAGTTGATTGGAGTTTCTGCTCATGCTACCAAAAGTGCTTCTGGCAAAGCTATGTTTGCTAGGTTCTCTGACCTTATACAGAAAGTTGATAGTTTGCCATTAAGACCTGAGTACCAAGTATGGATTTATAGGAATTATGTTCTCTCAATCATCAGATTCCATCTCACTGTTGATAGTGTTGGACCATCCACTATCAataaaatggaaaatctagctACTAAATACCTGAAACGTTGGCTCTGTTTACCTCGCAGTGCCACTCGTGTGATCTTGAACTATCCAGGTGTTTGCTGTCCTAGTGTGCGTTCAATTTCAAAGCAGTGTAAACTTAGTTTACTTGCCAACATCTCCTCCTCATCAGATCCGATGATTAAGGAGTTGGCCTTACAAGTAGATCTTTCCTCCAATTTCCTCCAGATTAACAGTTCTCATCAGGAGTTACTCAATGAAGCCAGAGCTCAACTGGACTCTATTCCTACGGCTCGCAAGCTCTACACAGCTAGCAAACACCTTGCCATTTCTAGAGAATTGACACTATGCAAAGAGAAGCTGGACACTCTCTCTGTTCAATGTAAATTTGAATCAAGTGCTGTTCTGGAAGCTGACTCTAAGCTGTGGAATCGACTCCTGTTGGGTTTTCATCCAGGCCAGCTTTCGTTTGTGCTGCGAGCTTCATCAGATACATTACCAACTCCGTTAAATTTACGTCGCTGGCATATACAAACTGGTGCAACTTGTTCACTTTGTTTGTCACCTCGTCCAACTTGTCACCATGTGCTAAATGGGTGTCCTGTGGCTTTGCAGCAAGGCAGGTTTACTTTTCATCATGATGCTGTTTTATTATGTTTGATGTCTGAGTTGCAAGCTtgtttggataatgtagaaatatTTGCTGATTTGGATGGCAAACGTGCGTCTGACTCTCCTCCTGCCACCATTCCCCCTGCTGTACTAGTGTGTTCTCACCGAcctgacattgttatatataatgcagaaATGAAATCTGTTGTACTTCTGGAACTTACCTGCCCATTTAATTCTCGTGCTGACCTTTCTGCTGCACGAGAACGTAAGCAGGAGAAGCCAGAATATCTGCAAATTATTGCTGAACTTGACCGCTCGGGTTTTGTTAGTCATTACCACACAGTTGAAATTGGTTGCCTTGGCCATTACCTTACAGAGACAGTAACATCTATGAAAAGAGTTTCAAATCTGAGTTTTTCCAAGACGAAAGCATTGcttgatagagcagctgctgtggctataacttcctctcagagaatcttttatgcacgtagtaatccaacctggacactttaa